TGGTGATGCTGAAGAAGGTATTAAGCAAGAAACTAGAATTGAGCTTAAAGGGTCTTTGGTAAATTATGCTTTAAATCATCAAATTGATGAAATCGTTGTGGCGAGTGATGAGCGCCGTAATAATATTCCTATTGATGAGCTCTTTGCTTGTAAAATTCGCGGTATTGAAATTACTGAAATTTTAGATTTTATTGAACGAGAAACAGGACAAATTGCGGTTAATCTTATTTATCCAAGTTGGGTTATTTATTCTAATGGTTTTGCTTCAGCAAATCATTTACGTAACACATTAGATTGGATATTCAATGCAGTTATGGCTTCTATACTTTTAATGGTCACTTGGCCAATAATGCTGTTAACAGCATTATTAATTAAGTTAGATGAAGGGCTGAAAGCACCCGTTTTTTATTTTCAAGAGCGTGTCGGTTTAGACGGCGAACCTTTTAATATTATTAAATTTAGAAGTATGCGTTTAGATGCGGAAAAGTTTGGTGCACAAATGGCCTCTGAAGATGATCCTCGTGTCACTAAAATAGGTAACATTCTGCGTAAATACCGTATTGATGAATTACCTCAAATTTATAACGTAATACGTGGTGATATGGGCTTTGTTGGCCCTAGACCTGAACGACCAGAGTTTGTCCAAAGTTTAATTAAAAACATTCCTTATTATAATGAACGTCATAATGTTAAACCTGGTTTAACAGGGTGGGCACAGCTAAAATATCCTTATGGCGCTACCGAAGCTGATTCATTAGAAAAGCTTAAATATGATTTATATTACATTAAACATCGTAGTTTTATGCTCGATTTATTAATATTAATAAGAACAGTAGAAATTGTATTGTTTGGTAAAGGACGTTAGGTAATTTATAGCTGTTTTTGGCGGGAGAGGGTTGATGACTTGTATAACACTTATTTCATCACCTTCTAATGCTGACTAATGAGAAGTAGCGTTACTGGTAATCATTTTCTAAAAATGTCACTGTCAATTATAGAGCAATTTAACGTTTAGGTGAGGTGAGGATAAGTTCCTTTAAGAACGGCTCATCAAAGGCTCTATCAATTGAAATTCTCCCCAATTCATAGCGGTTATTTTCCATTTTACAGGAAACCATTCTGCGAAAAGTAAATCCAACTTGATAACCAATATCATCTAATAGTGTAAACATACTATTATTGTAGGTCGACTCGCCTCCTACAGGGTACGATAAACTTTCGATTGGTTTATTTAAATAATCTTCTAATAACCGTTTAGACTCGGTTAACTCAAAGATAAGATCTTCTCTATTCAAAGATGATAAAATACGATGTGTGTGTGAGTGAGCGCCAATGCTTATCCCATTTTGTTCTAACTCTTTTAAATGCTCCCACTGAACAAATAAATTATTAGATAACTCAGCCGGGATTTCTTGATCTGTAAAGGCTCTTAATTCTTGTAATTGTAGCTCTATTTTAGCCGGAAAAGACTTTATTCTATTTAATACTCGACGAATGGCCTCTGCATCTATAGTGGTAGGCAGTGTAATTGGGTCGGGCCAATTATTTAGCTTAAATGTCTGTCCTGCTAATTTTCGAACATGCCATGCAATTTCATCCCACCAAGGCACTACATTAGAGCCTATTAGACTAGTAGTAACAAAGAATATTGCAGGAATCGCCATCCTCTTTAATATGGGATAAGCAACATCGTAGTTATCACGATAGCCATCATCAAAGGTAATTAACGCGAGCCTTTCTTTAATCGGTTCACCTATTTTAACAATGGAATATAATTCCTTCAGATCTATGATTCGAAAATTAGATTGAAAAAATTGTAAATACTTTTCAAAATTGTCGGCATCACAAGAATAAACGCAAGGATCAAACTGTGCATTTTTTGCATTACCAATACGATGAAAATTAAAACAATACAAACCACTAGAGCGAAGAGGCCAGAGTGTAGTGGCAAGCCTGCCACGCTTTATGATTTGTCTTTTAATTAGTTCCAATGACATTAATAGTTAACTTTGAATTGTGGACGAGGTAAAATATAGTCCCTATATTGATTAGGGTTTCCTGTTTTACCGTCTTCAGCTGCCTTAACTATGTTGTACATTTCTCTTGAATTTACGTAGTGTAATACGTAGTTCGTGCCATCGTTATAAGTGTTTTCTAAGTAACTAAACATATCATCAATAGGTTTACCTAGCAAAACGTCCATATCCTTTTCCTGAGTACCGTGAGTGTGTAATTTTATAAAACGCCACTCAGGTCGCCCTTCAACATGAATATTAGATTTTACCCATAAATCAACACGATCATTGGTCGGCTCCATACCGCTTCTTAAATCAGAATTTTCTATTTGCGGGAAAATACCTTTTTTAAGTTTTTTCCAGTTCAGCATTAAAGGGCCATTAATTAATAATAAATCACCCCAAGGTTTTTGCTTAACTTTAGCTGTTACACCCGTGTTATGTGAATTCGGTGCTAAAGGATCATCTTTAGCATAATAAATACTATTAATTGTAGAAGGTTGTGTTGGATGAGGAGCAGAAGGGAAGGTAAAATCGGCATAGCAGCCAGTTTCTTTTAATATTAAAAGCTCATTATTAATACCACAATTATTGCCTGTAGGGTCACAATTGTCTAAAGCCCAATTACCATGAATGAATGCATAGACTAACTCACCTGTTTCAGGATCCTTACTTAATGCACCATGGTCATTATGCAATGTTTCGCAGAAGGTCGTTAACAAATTACGTAAGTTATCTTCAGTATCGTTATGATGATGCAAGTGTAATTCAATTTCACCAAAGCCTTGCTTACAAAGATCTGCAATCTTGTTTAAATGTTCGTAACGATACTCTTCTTCTGGGTAAAAGAAAGTGTGCTGTGGATAAAAACCATCAGCATCTTGATGTTTTTTTGCCATTTTAGGGTAATCATTTAACCAGCGATCAACACGTGATCTTTCAACTTCTATATCATTTGGTTTGCCCCATTGAGGTTCATAATGGTCAACAATTGAAAAAAGTAAATGAATTGGTTCATTTGGTTTTTTATTACGTTTACCATATTGGCTTACGTATTGAGGCATCCAATTGAGCATGTTTTTTTTCTTTAGAATGAAAAGAAAAGCGGCAATACCACAAAAAGAAAGAAGTAACAGGGTTAAAATAAGCATTATCGAGAAGTCCTTTGCCAACTGCCTTGAACATTAGAATTAAAATAACGAATAAACCCACGCATTAAGGCTACATTCATCGATACAAAGAAAGCGATTAATGAAGCTAGTGTGTTTATTGCTATATCTTGTTTTTGTTTTTTTATACCCCAATAAGCTACCCAATAAAATGCAATTTGGCCAAGCATTGATAGCTGATAAAAGGGTTCTGAGAGTAAAACTATATTAGAAATGAATGCAATTACCATAAAATGAGGGACGAACCAGCGGCATACTTTATGACTTAAATAGGCGATAAAACGCCAACCTAATAAAGGATTTAATGCCCATCGCATTTTGAAAAAAGCTTGATAATTACCTAAACCAAT
The sequence above is a segment of the Colwellia sp. 20A7 genome. Coding sequences within it:
- a CDS encoding TIGR03013 family XrtA/PEP-CTERM system glycosyltransferase; translation: MSSPKFRDLSIASKSLILIEFFLFLGALPFVVYGSRLLMESQFSVIPDNYLLVYSVVFALLNQLTSLALGLYNSKLRVNFRGVIRRVLMCVAVAFFILTIINPLYGDYALPIEVLAIASLVSFILISSFRYLTVQIDFFGFNKRIVLVLGAGERASIIERRMRRDVDRQSFSVHGYVVMNGDAEEGIKQETRIELKGSLVNYALNHQIDEIVVASDERRNNIPIDELFACKIRGIEITEILDFIERETGQIAVNLIYPSWVIYSNGFASANHLRNTLDWIFNAVMASILLMVTWPIMLLTALLIKLDEGLKAPVFYFQERVGLDGEPFNIIKFRSMRLDAEKFGAQMASEDDPRVTKIGNILRKYRIDELPQIYNVIRGDMGFVGPRPERPEFVQSLIKNIPYYNERHNVKPGLTGWAQLKYPYGATEADSLEKLKYDLYYIKHRSFMLDLLILIRTVEIVLFGKGR
- a CDS encoding polysaccharide deacetylase family protein, producing the protein MSLELIKRQIIKRGRLATTLWPLRSSGLYCFNFHRIGNAKNAQFDPCVYSCDADNFEKYLQFFQSNFRIIDLKELYSIVKIGEPIKERLALITFDDGYRDNYDVAYPILKRMAIPAIFFVTTSLIGSNVVPWWDEIAWHVRKLAGQTFKLNNWPDPITLPTTIDAEAIRRVLNRIKSFPAKIELQLQELRAFTDQEIPAELSNNLFVQWEHLKELEQNGISIGAHSHTHRILSSLNREDLIFELTESKRLLEDYLNKPIESLSYPVGGESTYNNSMFTLLDDIGYQVGFTFRRMVSCKMENNRYELGRISIDRAFDEPFLKELILTSPKR